The DNA window CACCTGTTGTTCGGTCTGGCGCTGATGGTGACCGCACTTGACGCACTCCACCACCTCCACCTGATCCTCCCGCCATACCGCCAGCGTATCCATGGCGCTACAGCTCGGGCACACCGCCCCGGCGATAAATCTCTTACGTGTTGCAGACATCGTTATGCTCCCGCTTATTCGTATTCGTCCCAGCCGTCGAACTGGCGACTTTCTTTTTGCATTTCGCGATGGAACAGCTCTTCCAGCTCGCGCCGCGCCTCTTTCACGCGGGAAATTTGCGCCACATCGCCCTGATGCGGCGGCATCAGTTCACGCAGCATGCGCATATCCAGGCGGCGGAAATGCTGCTGGGCGCGGAAGGCCTGATGCGGGTGCATGCCCAACTCCATCAGCGCCTTGCGCCCCAGTTCCAGCGCGCTGGAGAAGGTCTCGCGGCTGAACTGCTTCACGCCAGCCTGCAGCAACTCATGCGCCTCCACGCGGCCGCGCGCCCGCGCAAGAATGCTCAGGTTTGGAAAGTGTTGCTGACACAGCCGCACGATCTCCATGGTGTCTTCCGGCTCATTGCAGGTGATCACGATCGACTTGGCCTTCTCGGCGCCCGCCGCGCGCAGCAGCTCAAGCTCGGTGGCGTCACCGTAATAAACCTGGTAACCGTAACGCCGCAGTACGCCGACGGCGCTGACGTCGCGCTCCAGTACGGTAATGCGCATTTTGTTGGCCATCAACAGGCGGCCGATCACCTGGCCGAAACGCCCGAAGCCAACGATGATCACCTGCGGATCGTCGTCCTCCACGTATGGCGTCTCCTCGTCTTCGCCTTTGGCGTTATAGCGGCGCGCCAAAATGCGGTCGATGGCCTGCATCAGCAGCGGCGTGGTCATCATCGACAGCGTCACCACCACCAACAGCAAAGAGAGTTGATCCGGCTGCAGCACCTTTTGCGCGCCCGCCGCCGAAAAGAGCACGAAGGCGAACTCGCCGCCCTGGCTGAGCACCCCGGCAAACTGCAGGCGCACCGAACTGCGCAGGCCGAACAGGCGCGACACACCATAGAGCACGCCGGATTTGACCGCCACCAGCGCCAGCACGCCGATCAACACCTCGGCCAGATGGGTGTAGAGCACGCCGATATTCAACACCATGCCCACCGAAATAAAGAACAGCCCCAGCAGCAGCCCTTTAAACGGCTCGATGGAAATTTCCAGCTCGTGGCGGTATTCGCTCTCCGCCAGCAGCACCCCGGCGATGAAGGTGCCGAGCGCCATCGACAGGCCGAGCGCTTCCATAAACAGCGCCGAGCCGAGCACCAGCAACAGCGCCGCGGCGGTGAAGATCTCGCGCACGCCGGAAGCGGCGATATAGCGGAACAGCGGCCGCAGCAGGAAACGGCCGCCGATCAGCATGCCGCCGAACGCCGCCACCTTGAGCGCGATCTTCGCCCAGTCGTCGCTGGTGCCGCCGGCGCCGGCCAGAATAGGGATCAGCGCCAGCGCCGGGATCACCGCCATATCCTGGAACAGCAGCACCGAAAAGCCGAGCTGCCCCCCTTCGTTGCGGTTCATGCCCTTCTCGCGCATCAGTTGCAGCGCCATGGCGGTGGAAGACATCGCCAGGCCGATACCGCCGATCACCGCCGCCTGCCAGGCGAAGTGCGTCAGGTACAGCAACGCGCCCAGCACCGCCGCGGTGATCAACACCTGGCCCGCGCCGGCGCCGAAGATCGAACGCCGCAGCTCCCACAGCTTGCTGGGGTTCAGTTCCAGGCCGATGATGAACATCAGGAACACCACGCCCAGCTCGGAGAAGTGCAGGATTTCGTCGACGTCGCGGATGAAGCCCAGTCCCCAAGGGCCGATGGCGATGCCGGCGATCAGATAGCCCAGCACCGCGCCGATCCCCAGGCGACGGGCGATCGGCACCGTCACCACCGCGGCGAACAGGAACAGTAAAATGGCGGTCAGTAAGGTCGATCCTTCCATCGTCACCGCCCTCCGTGAGGCAGCGGGTGGCTCAGCCACTCGCCGTAGGCGTCCGCATGGCTGCGCAGCACCTCCGGCTTTTGCCGCCGCGCCCAGTACACCACGAACGGCGTCAACCAGTGCATATGGCACATCCCGGCGGTCAGCTCGAACGGCCGCAGAATATCTTCCATCGGGTAGTGGTTATAACCGCCGGTGCGGTAGGCGCCTTCCGGTTCGCCGGTGGTGATCACCGAGCGCCAGTATTTGCCCGCCAGCGCATTGCCGCCCACGCCGCTGGCGAAGCCGCGCGACAGCACGCGATCCAACCACTCCTTCAGCAGCGCCGGGCAGCTGTAGGTGTACAGAGGGTGCTGAAACACGATGACCTGATGCTCACGCAGCAGCTGTTGTTCATGATGGATATCGATAAAAAAATCAGGGTAGTGCGCGTAGAGATCGTGCACGGTGACATGTTCCAACTGCTGCGCCGGTCGAAGCAAAACCCGGTTCGCCACCGAGTCATGGGATTCCGGATGGGCATACAGCAGCAAGACCTTGGGCGGCTGCGACATCATTCCCCTCCAAAGCGTCGTCAGGGTAGCGGTTTTCCGTTACCATGCATCGCAAAGACAAAAACAGCGCGCGGTACGCGTTCTGTTACCTTAATGATAATTTAACATACTCTGAACATACGGCGCTTTATGATTGTATTCTCCTCGCTACAAATCCGACGCGGCATCCGCGTCCTGCTGGACAACGCCACGGCGACGGTTAATCCAGGTCAGAAGGTCGGCCTGGTGGGCAAAAACGGCTGCGGCAAATCCACGCTGCTGTCGCTGTTGAAGGGCGAGATCGCGGCGGACGGCGGCAGCTTTACCTTCCCCGGCAACTGGGCACTGGCCTGGGTCAACCAGGAGACGCCGGCGCTGGACGTGCCGGCCATTGAGTATGTTATCGACGGCGACCGCGAGTTTCGCCAACTCGAAGCCGAATTGCAGGCGGCCAACGACCGTAACGACGGCCACGCCATCGCGACCCTGCACGGCAAGCTGGACGCCATCGACGCCTGGACCATCCGCTCCCGCGCCGCCAGCCTGCTGCACGGCCTCGGCTTCTCCAACGAACAGCTGCAAAGCCCGGTGCGCGACTTTTCCGGCGGCTGGCGCATGCGCCTCAACCTGGCGCAGGCGCTGGTGTGCCGGTCGGACCTGCTGCTGCTCGACGAACCGACCAACCACCTGGATCTCGATGCGGTGATCTGGCTGGAGCGCTGGCTGAAAAGCTATCCCGGCACGCTGGTGCTGATCTCGCACGACCGCGACTTCCTCGATCCGATCGTCGACAAGATCCTGCATATCGAACAGCAGACGATGAATGAATACACCGGCAACTATTCGTCGTTTGAACGCCAGCGCGCCACCAAGCTGGCGCAGCAACAGTCGCTGTACCAGCACCAACAAGAGAAAGTGGCGCACCTGCAAAGCTACATCGACCGTTTCCGCGCGCAGGCCACCAAGGCCAAACAGGCGCAGAGCCGCATCAAGATGCTGGAGCGCATGGAGCTGATCGCCCCGGCGCACGTCGACAACCCGTTCACCTTCAGCTTCCGTCCGCCGGAAAGCCTGCCGAACCCGCTGCTGCGCATGGACAAAGTCAGCGC is part of the Serratia marcescens genome and encodes:
- the kefG gene encoding glutathione-regulated potassium-efflux system ancillary protein KefG, translated to MSQPPKVLLLYAHPESHDSVANRVLLRPAQQLEHVTVHDLYAHYPDFFIDIHHEQQLLREHQVIVFQHPLYTYSCPALLKEWLDRVLSRGFASGVGGNALAGKYWRSVITTGEPEGAYRTGGYNHYPMEDILRPFELTAGMCHMHWLTPFVVYWARRQKPEVLRSHADAYGEWLSHPLPHGGR
- the kefB gene encoding glutathione-regulated potassium-efflux system protein KefB; the encoded protein is MEGSTLLTAILLFLFAAVVTVPIARRLGIGAVLGYLIAGIAIGPWGLGFIRDVDEILHFSELGVVFLMFIIGLELNPSKLWELRRSIFGAGAGQVLITAAVLGALLYLTHFAWQAAVIGGIGLAMSSTAMALQLMREKGMNRNEGGQLGFSVLLFQDMAVIPALALIPILAGAGGTSDDWAKIALKVAAFGGMLIGGRFLLRPLFRYIAASGVREIFTAAALLLVLGSALFMEALGLSMALGTFIAGVLLAESEYRHELEISIEPFKGLLLGLFFISVGMVLNIGVLYTHLAEVLIGVLALVAVKSGVLYGVSRLFGLRSSVRLQFAGVLSQGGEFAFVLFSAAGAQKVLQPDQLSLLLVVVTLSMMTTPLLMQAIDRILARRYNAKGEDEETPYVEDDDPQVIIVGFGRFGQVIGRLLMANKMRITVLERDVSAVGVLRRYGYQVYYGDATELELLRAAGAEKAKSIVITCNEPEDTMEIVRLCQQHFPNLSILARARGRVEAHELLQAGVKQFSRETFSSALELGRKALMELGMHPHQAFRAQQHFRRLDMRMLRELMPPHQGDVAQISRVKEARRELEELFHREMQKESRQFDGWDEYE
- a CDS encoding ABC transporter ATP-binding protein — encoded protein: MIVFSSLQIRRGIRVLLDNATATVNPGQKVGLVGKNGCGKSTLLSLLKGEIAADGGSFTFPGNWALAWVNQETPALDVPAIEYVIDGDREFRQLEAELQAANDRNDGHAIATLHGKLDAIDAWTIRSRAASLLHGLGFSNEQLQSPVRDFSGGWRMRLNLAQALVCRSDLLLLDEPTNHLDLDAVIWLERWLKSYPGTLVLISHDRDFLDPIVDKILHIEQQTMNEYTGNYSSFERQRATKLAQQQSLYQHQQEKVAHLQSYIDRFRAQATKAKQAQSRIKMLERMELIAPAHVDNPFTFSFRPPESLPNPLLRMDKVSAGYGDKVILKSIKLNLVPGSRIGLLGRNGAGKSTLIKLLAGTLEPLSGEIGLAKGIKLGYFAQHQLEFLRADESPLQHLSRIAPRVLEQQLRDYLGGFGFQGDKVSEVTERFSGGEKARLVLALIVWQRPNLLLLDEPTNHLDLDMRQALTEALIDFEGALVVVSHDRHLLRSTTDDLYLVHDGQVEPFEGDLDDYQQWLVDLQRQESQQDAPEKESGGNSAQARKDQKRREAEFRTQTQPLRKQIAKLEQQMEKLGAELAAVEAQLADSALYDISRKAELTDCLQKQSQAKSALEETEMTWLDAQEQLEQLTQAFEA
- a CDS encoding YheV family putative zinc ribbon protein; this encodes MSATRKRFIAGAVCPSCSAMDTLAVWREDQVEVVECVKCGHHQRQTEQQVEKHVRPQEQVIGIFQPK